The following coding sequences are from one Chrysiogenes arsenatis DSM 11915 window:
- a CDS encoding M3 family oligoendopeptidase, with amino-acid sequence MTASPQGANWNLNDLYLAPDDPAVARDEADVKTQATRLRERYRGTIATLTPEQLWECLQQIENVNMTLGRLGAYAFLRFSVATGDEKRSAFMARINELSTAVTNDLLFFELEWAALDDETAHGFLAQSEHLRHYQAFLGRIRTYRQHLLSEPEERVAAKLAITGSQSFNKLFEKIQAKMTYGAENKSQEEALSGLYAPEREVRQASQEMFTAGLQSNLHIMTHIYNAMATEKMVIDEMRQYPHWLRYRNLSNELEDEAVESLVSAITSRYDIVANYYTLKRHILGGETLYDYDRYAPISTTTPTYDWDYAVQAVCEAFASFSPRLAGIAQEFFDKNWIDSKAVPGKRSGAYAHPVTPDTHPYLFSNFTGRLRDIETLAHEMGHGVHQYLARKQGYFGSNTPLVLAETASVFAEMVLFKREYAKLSDPRQKLGIVCGKLESMIATVFRQTAMNRFEHELHTARRASGELSSETISDLWYQTQQAMFGESVTLTDNYRIWWSYIPHFLNAPGYVYSYAFGELLVLALYGRYQQVGEPFIDDYIALLECGGTLPPAVALRRIGIDIDDPAFWQQGLAAIEELVNEAWVLYKGLAE; translated from the coding sequence GCAGATAGAAAACGTGAATATGACGTTAGGGCGTTTAGGTGCGTACGCGTTTCTCCGCTTCTCCGTGGCGACGGGCGACGAAAAGCGCTCGGCATTCATGGCGCGCATCAACGAATTGTCAACTGCCGTTACCAACGACCTGCTCTTTTTCGAACTCGAATGGGCTGCCCTTGATGACGAAACGGCACACGGCTTCCTAGCGCAATCCGAACACTTGCGTCATTATCAAGCCTTTTTGGGACGCATCCGTACCTATCGCCAACACCTGCTCAGCGAGCCAGAAGAAAGAGTTGCCGCTAAACTTGCCATCACCGGGTCACAGTCTTTCAATAAGTTATTTGAAAAAATTCAGGCCAAAATGACCTACGGTGCGGAAAACAAAAGTCAGGAGGAAGCACTCAGCGGACTCTATGCGCCAGAACGCGAAGTGCGTCAGGCATCGCAAGAGATGTTTACTGCCGGATTGCAAAGCAACTTACATATCATGACCCATATTTACAATGCGATGGCGACCGAAAAAATGGTCATCGATGAAATGCGCCAGTATCCCCATTGGTTGCGCTACCGCAATCTGAGTAATGAACTGGAAGATGAGGCTGTCGAATCGCTGGTCAGTGCTATCACCAGCCGCTACGACATTGTTGCCAACTACTACACACTCAAGCGTCACATTCTGGGTGGCGAAACCCTCTATGACTATGACCGTTACGCACCGATCAGCACAACCACGCCAACCTACGACTGGGACTATGCTGTCCAAGCCGTCTGCGAAGCCTTTGCCAGTTTTTCTCCCCGTTTAGCGGGTATTGCGCAAGAATTCTTCGACAAAAACTGGATCGATTCCAAAGCTGTGCCCGGCAAACGGAGTGGCGCCTACGCCCATCCGGTCACACCGGACACGCATCCCTACCTTTTTAGCAATTTTACGGGTCGTTTGCGCGATATTGAAACGCTTGCCCATGAAATGGGGCATGGCGTGCACCAATACCTTGCGCGCAAACAAGGGTATTTTGGTTCTAACACGCCGTTGGTGCTGGCCGAAACTGCGTCTGTCTTTGCGGAAATGGTGCTCTTCAAACGCGAGTATGCCAAGTTAAGCGATCCACGCCAAAAGCTCGGTATTGTGTGCGGCAAATTGGAATCCATGATTGCAACAGTATTCCGCCAAACCGCGATGAATCGCTTTGAGCATGAACTCCATACCGCGCGGCGCGCTTCGGGCGAACTCTCATCCGAAACGATTTCCGACCTTTGGTACCAAACGCAGCAAGCCATGTTTGGCGAGAGTGTTACCTTAACCGATAACTACCGTATCTGGTGGTCGTATATTCCACATTTCCTGAATGCTCCGGGCTATGTCTACTCCTATGCCTTTGGCGAACTGCTGGTTCTGGCACTCTATGGCCGCTATCAACAGGTAGGCGAACCGTTTATTGACGACTACATCGCATTACTGGAATGCGGAGGAACACTCCCACCTGCCGTCGCCCTGCGCCGCATTGGAATCGACATTGACGATCCTGCGTTCTGGCAACAGGGACTTGCCGCGATTGAAGAGCTTGTCAATGAAGCGTGGGTGTTATATAAGGGGCTCGCTGAATAG
- the ribH gene encoding 6,7-dimethyl-8-ribityllumazine synthase, which yields MKTIEGNLIAQNIRVAIVASRFNSFITQSLIGGAIDFLERHGHDTQTTEVVWVPGAFEIPLAAQKLAATGRYEGIICLGAVIRGGTPHFDYVASEVTKGIAHVSLQHGIPVAFGVLTTDSIEQAIERAGTKAGNKGADAASSVVEMINLLAQI from the coding sequence ATGAAAACAATTGAAGGAAACCTGATCGCGCAAAATATCCGCGTCGCTATTGTGGCCTCTCGCTTCAACTCTTTTATTACTCAAAGCCTTATTGGTGGTGCAATTGATTTCTTGGAGCGTCATGGTCACGATACCCAAACGACCGAAGTTGTCTGGGTTCCAGGAGCCTTTGAAATTCCATTAGCCGCTCAAAAGCTTGCCGCCACAGGGCGCTACGAAGGGATCATCTGCCTTGGCGCCGTGATTCGCGGTGGGACACCACACTTTGACTATGTAGCGTCGGAAGTGACCAAAGGGATTGCCCACGTTTCACTCCAACATGGTATTCCCGTCGCATTCGGCGTGCTGACTACCGACAGCATTGAGCAAGCCATCGAACGTGCCGGAACGAAGGCTGGCAATAAAGGTGCTGATGCTGCCTCTTCGGTCGTCGAAATGATCAATTTACTCGCCCAGATCTAG
- a CDS encoding transcription antitermination factor NusB, with product MPLTRRTQRESALKIHYALIQTIGTYREDTMELTANQYHLELTDFVRQLVKVSCERHDELKTVVWSLAKDPEMIAGLDLLIMIQGMCELELEHSPPKTIINEYIELAKLYGADNAFKFVNVILNAFKDRAPHD from the coding sequence TTGCCATTAACTCGCCGCACCCAGCGCGAAAGCGCCTTAAAGATACACTATGCTTTGATACAGACCATCGGCACCTATCGCGAAGACACGATGGAGCTGACGGCCAACCAGTACCATCTTGAGTTAACTGATTTTGTACGGCAATTAGTCAAGGTTTCCTGTGAACGGCACGATGAGCTGAAAACAGTGGTATGGTCGCTGGCGAAAGATCCGGAAATGATCGCCGGACTTGATTTATTGATTATGATTCAGGGGATGTGCGAACTGGAACTCGAACATTCTCCCCCGAAAACGATCATAAACGAGTATATTGAACTGGCAAAACTCTACGGCGCGGATAACGCGTTTAAGTTTGTCAACGTCATACTCAACGCGTTTAAAGATCGCGCACCACATGACTGA
- a CDS encoding DUF4911 domain-containing protein, with translation MTEKIYRCRLHSPEIIYVNNILEGHEGLGIIHTTDEKTGSVVFYTTSDTEHELAALLQSLQAEGVDIELLDVLEQSTLL, from the coding sequence ATGACTGAAAAAATTTACCGCTGTCGCCTCCATTCACCGGAAATAATCTACGTGAATAACATTCTCGAAGGGCATGAAGGGCTTGGTATTATCCACACGACAGATGAAAAAACCGGAAGTGTCGTTTTTTACACCACTTCAGACACAGAACACGAACTGGCAGCACTGTTGCAATCACTCCAAGCTGAAGGGGTTGACATCGAACTTTTAGACGTTTTAGAACAGTCAACGCTGCTGTAA
- a CDS encoding DUF456 domain-containing protein: MLLIGQLFVVLLLLLCVAILIIGLPGDVFLFGIMVIYALSTGMETVTWSNLIVLALAAAVSQGGEFWLGYRVTEKSGASKGANIASIILAILLGIVFAPLFFGLGALLGALLGAWLGAFGYEFFTTRDIRQSLRSGYGALTGKVLGFTLKIGITVFMLVYSIQNIFWS, translated from the coding sequence GTGCTACTGATCGGGCAGCTTTTTGTCGTTCTCCTGCTTTTGCTTTGTGTCGCCATACTCATCATCGGGCTTCCCGGTGATGTTTTTTTGTTTGGAATCATGGTGATCTATGCGCTCAGCACGGGAATGGAAACGGTAACATGGAGCAATCTAATCGTACTCGCGTTGGCAGCAGCCGTATCGCAAGGTGGTGAATTTTGGCTTGGATACCGTGTAACGGAAAAAAGCGGGGCGAGTAAAGGGGCGAATATTGCGTCCATCATCCTTGCTATTCTTCTGGGCATTGTGTTTGCGCCGCTCTTTTTTGGCCTTGGCGCACTTCTCGGCGCTCTTTTGGGCGCGTGGCTCGGCGCGTTCGGCTATGAATTTTTCACGACACGAGATATCCGCCAGAGCCTCCGTTCGGGATATGGCGCGTTGACGGGTAAAGTGCTCGGTTTTACACTGAAAATTGGCATCACTGTTTTTATGCTGGTGTATTCAATACAAAATATATTCTGGAGTTAG